From the Hymenobacter yonginensis genome, one window contains:
- a CDS encoding DUF5694 domain-containing protein, translating to MLLSTLRHLLFCLLLVLPLAARSQSAAPLEVVMVASSHVNTGPAASYRPVIEKLKACKPDMIFGEYISATELQQLPADNYASRMFRPRQQFVQQRSPKARPLTARQMEKARQALAGFPYYHKTRMELARSYVLGSDRANAEYQLYLLNQEMKPRFGAQELAYFNTVFGGSDSLKQRRLVRSTSEYHKIFFPLAYELQHPQIYPMDCQLYDAAWSAAWEQADKQVNALGARFKLDSTSAEATTWRRMNAAGTAYANYGPTTNEPLAVYQSLNVPAYAQVDEPANFYGGVALYGAPGFPTEEVKAMKAQWMLRNQGMCANVVRLARQQGARRVVVAVGASHGQLMTELLRAMPGVKVVSFNELP from the coding sequence ATGCTGCTTTCCACGCTCCGCCACCTGCTGTTCTGCCTGCTGCTGGTACTTCCCCTGGCCGCCCGTTCCCAATCTGCCGCGCCGCTCGAAGTGGTGATGGTGGCTTCTTCGCACGTCAACACCGGCCCCGCGGCCAGCTACCGGCCCGTCATCGAGAAGCTGAAAGCCTGCAAGCCCGACATGATTTTCGGCGAGTATATCTCGGCCACGGAGCTGCAGCAGCTGCCCGCCGACAACTACGCCTCCCGTATGTTCCGGCCCCGTCAGCAGTTTGTGCAGCAGCGCAGCCCCAAAGCCCGGCCCCTCACGGCGCGCCAGATGGAAAAAGCCCGGCAGGCGCTGGCCGGCTTCCCCTACTACCACAAAACCCGCATGGAGCTGGCCCGCAGCTACGTGCTCGGCTCCGACCGCGCCAATGCTGAGTACCAGCTCTACCTGCTCAACCAGGAAATGAAGCCCCGCTTCGGCGCGCAGGAGTTGGCCTACTTCAACACCGTATTCGGCGGCTCCGACTCCCTGAAACAGCGCCGCCTGGTGCGCTCTACCAGCGAGTACCACAAGATCTTTTTCCCGCTGGCTTACGAGCTGCAGCACCCCCAGATATACCCCATGGACTGCCAGCTCTACGATGCAGCCTGGAGCGCTGCCTGGGAGCAGGCCGACAAACAGGTAAACGCCCTGGGAGCCCGCTTCAAGCTCGATTCTACCTCGGCCGAAGCCACCACTTGGCGCCGCATGAACGCCGCCGGCACCGCCTACGCCAACTACGGCCCCACCACCAACGAGCCGTTGGCCGTCTACCAGTCCCTCAACGTCCCCGCCTATGCGCAGGTAGATGAGCCCGCCAACTTCTACGGCGGCGTGGCCCTGTACGGCGCGCCCGGCTTCCCCACCGAAGAAGTGAAAGCCATGAAAGCGCAATGGATGCTGCGCAACCAGGGCATGTGCGCCAATGTGGTGCGCCTGGCCCGCCAGCAGGGCGCCCGCCGGGTGGTA
- a CDS encoding sensor histidine kinase, which produces MTKRQLIGLHVLGWGLWAGYIGLGLYLDHAKRSFAILTYTLLLVKCVQFYLGYLWVFPRYLRRGRLPQLLLGVAGMMGAFIVLRYLLEEILLPATVGISNYSPDTPFSSYALDNLYWGTSYMVLSAAVWGLENAFRREREHQQLQQEKTRAELAFLKTQINPHFLYNTLNYLYAEAYLVSEPLADAVLRLSDLMRYMLTESPDGTASLQHEVTYLHNYLALHRLRFEDRFFVEMDVQGPLDGQRIAALLLIPFVENALKHGVTSRPECPVRISLRLPTPRQLQFEVCNHINQHQKDHTTGIGLANIRRRLELLYPGRHRLQVHSDGTVHRTLLELELG; this is translated from the coding sequence ATGACGAAACGCCAACTCATCGGGCTGCATGTGCTGGGCTGGGGGCTGTGGGCCGGCTACATCGGCCTGGGCCTCTACCTCGACCACGCGAAACGCTCGTTTGCCATCCTGACCTACACTCTGCTGCTGGTGAAGTGCGTGCAGTTCTACCTGGGCTACCTGTGGGTGTTTCCGCGCTACCTGCGGCGCGGCCGGCTGCCGCAGCTGCTGCTGGGTGTGGCCGGTATGATGGGCGCCTTCATTGTGCTGCGCTACCTGCTGGAAGAAATATTGCTGCCCGCCACCGTGGGCATCAGCAACTACTCGCCCGATACGCCTTTTAGCAGCTACGCCCTCGATAATCTGTACTGGGGCACCTCCTACATGGTGCTGAGCGCGGCCGTGTGGGGGCTGGAAAACGCGTTTCGGCGGGAGCGGGAGCACCAGCAGCTGCAGCAGGAGAAAACCCGGGCCGAGCTGGCCTTCCTCAAAACCCAGATCAACCCGCACTTCCTCTACAACACGCTCAACTACCTCTATGCCGAAGCCTACCTGGTGTCGGAGCCGCTGGCCGATGCGGTGCTGCGCCTCTCCGACCTGATGCGCTACATGCTCACCGAGAGCCCCGACGGCACGGCCAGCCTGCAGCACGAAGTCACCTACCTGCACAACTACCTGGCGCTGCACCGGCTGCGGTTCGAGGACCGGTTTTTCGTGGAGATGGACGTGCAGGGCCCGCTCGACGGGCAGCGCATTGCGGCGTTGCTGCTGATTCCGTTCGTGGAAAACGCCCTCAAGCACGGCGTCACGAGCCGGCCCGAGTGCCCGGTGCGCATCAGTCTGCGCCTGCCCACGCCCCGGCAGCTGCAGTTTGAGGTCTGCAACCACATCAATCAGCACCAGAAAGACCACACGACGGGCATCGGGCTGGCCAATATCCGGCGGCGGCTGGAGCTGCTCTACCCCGGCCGCCACCGGCTGCAGGTGCACTCCGACGGGACCGTGCACCGCACGCTGCTGGAGCTGGAGTTGGGGTGA